In the Flavobacterium acetivorans genome, one interval contains:
- a CDS encoding OmpA family protein, whose protein sequence is MKNYIFFYLAILSVLSFSSHAQKTKVASADKKYDNYAYIEAIKTYERVAEKGYKSADLFQKLGNSYYFNAELDKAAKWYGELFSMTQDVEPEYYYRYSQSLKSIGENSKADEMLALFNQKSGNDTRGKIFKKNTNYLEVIKANSGRYKVENAGINSQYSDYGSSFLNNKIVFASARDTGSINQRKHKWTDQNFTNLYTSDLDDAMNPGVITPFSKNVNSKFNESTPVFTKDGKTMYFTRNNYLDGKKGKNGNNITLIKIYKANLENDQWVNIIELPFNSDNYSTAHPALSTDEKTLYFASDMPGTLGQSDLFKVRINNDGSFGTPQNLGNNINTEGRETFPFLTDENEIYFASDGHPGLGGLDIFVSKVKADDTFGKVQNVGSDVNSPKDDFAYLIDTKTRKGFFTSNRDGGQGYDDIYKFLETKKLSCEQELFGVITDLKTSYILPNTKVSLFDATFRLMNSTISDQNGNYSFNVECGKTYYVRAEKTEYTTKEEKIDIISQTGKTNLSIALEKEACQVAIGDDLGKCFGIKMIYFDLDKHFITPIATLDLEKILDVMNQNPTMKIDIRSHTDSRQTFKYNEILSNKRAKATLEWLVKKGINSNRLTAKGYGETQLVNKCSDGVKCTEEEHQMNRRSEFIITAL, encoded by the coding sequence ATGAAAAATTATATATTCTTTTACCTAGCCATACTAAGTGTTCTTTCATTTAGTAGTCATGCACAAAAAACGAAAGTAGCATCAGCCGATAAAAAGTACGACAACTATGCTTATATAGAAGCCATAAAAACTTATGAAAGAGTTGCTGAAAAGGGTTACAAATCGGCAGATTTATTTCAAAAGTTAGGAAATTCGTATTATTTTAATGCTGAACTTGATAAGGCAGCAAAATGGTATGGCGAATTATTCTCTATGACACAAGATGTAGAACCTGAATATTATTACAGATATTCACAGTCTTTAAAATCTATAGGAGAAAATAGTAAAGCCGATGAGATGTTAGCCTTATTCAATCAAAAATCAGGAAACGATACCAGAGGAAAAATTTTCAAAAAAAACACCAATTATTTAGAGGTCATTAAAGCAAATTCAGGCCGATATAAGGTAGAAAATGCCGGTATAAATTCCCAATACTCCGATTATGGTAGTTCCTTTTTAAACAATAAAATTGTTTTTGCATCGGCAAGAGATACCGGAAGTATCAATCAGCGAAAACACAAATGGACCGATCAAAATTTTACAAATTTATACACGTCTGATTTAGACGACGCCATGAATCCTGGTGTGATTACACCATTTTCAAAGAATGTGAATTCAAAATTCAACGAATCGACTCCCGTTTTCACAAAAGATGGAAAAACAATGTACTTTACACGAAACAATTATCTGGACGGCAAAAAAGGGAAAAATGGAAATAACATTACTTTAATAAAAATTTATAAAGCTAATCTAGAAAACGACCAGTGGGTAAATATAATCGAACTGCCTTTCAATAGTGATAATTACAGTACGGCTCATCCTGCTTTAAGTACAGATGAAAAAACATTGTATTTTGCTTCTGATATGCCTGGAACATTGGGACAGTCAGATTTATTCAAAGTTAGAATAAATAATGATGGTAGTTTCGGGACACCTCAAAACCTAGGGAATAACATTAACACCGAAGGAAGAGAAACCTTTCCATTTCTAACAGATGAAAATGAAATCTATTTTGCTTCAGACGGACACCCTGGCCTTGGGGGATTAGATATTTTTGTGTCTAAAGTAAAAGCTGATGATACTTTTGGTAAAGTACAAAATGTAGGTAGTGATGTAAATTCTCCAAAAGATGATTTTGCCTATTTGATTGATACTAAAACAAGAAAAGGTTTTTTTACCTCTAATAGAGACGGTGGACAAGGCTATGATGATATTTACAAATTTCTAGAAACTAAAAAACTTTCTTGTGAACAAGAATTATTTGGAGTTATAACTGATCTCAAAACTTCCTACATTTTACCAAATACAAAAGTAAGTCTCTTTGATGCAACATTCCGTCTTATGAACTCTACTATTTCTGATCAAAACGGAAACTATTCTTTCAACGTAGAATGTGGAAAGACGTATTATGTGAGAGCTGAAAAAACAGAGTATACCACTAAAGAAGAGAAAATTGATATAATAAGCCAAACCGGAAAAACGAACTTATCCATAGCTTTAGAAAAAGAAGCATGTCAAGTAGCTATTGGAGATGATTTAGGAAAATGTTTTGGAATAAAAATGATTTATTTTGATTTAGACAAACATTTCATTACACCAATAGCGACTTTAGATCTAGAAAAAATACTAGATGTTATGAATCAGAATCCAACTATGAAAATAGACATTCGATCCCACACAGATAGTAGACAAACCTTTAAGTATAATGAGATTTTATCCAACAAAAGAGCCAAAGCCACTTTAGAATGGCTTGTTAAAAAAGGAATTAATTCCAACCGTCTTACTGCTAAAGGCTATGGAGAAACACAATTGGTAAATAAATGCTCAGATGGTGTAAAATGTACTGAGGAAGAACATCAAATGAACAGACGCAGTGAATTTATAATTACAGCATTATAA
- a CDS encoding PorP/SprF family type IX secretion system membrane protein, with the protein MKKKIILFALLFAGIVSYAQQDSQFTQYMYNTITVNPAYAGSRGAMSIFALHRTQWVGLDGAPVTNAVSINTPLNGSNLGLGVSVINDRIGPTHENTISADLSYTVPTSETFKLSFGVKATANLFDLDGTKLTPKVYGDVSLESFNKFTPNIGAGVYLHSDKAYLGLSVPNFIETNRYNDNDVAIAKEKITSYLIAGYVFDLNTSVKFKPALLTKMIKGAPLQADISGNFLFNDKFMLGASYRWSAALSAMAGFQISDALYIGYAYDHETTQLKHYNSGSHEIFFRYELFKKNDKITTPRFF; encoded by the coding sequence ATGAAGAAAAAAATAATATTATTCGCTTTACTGTTTGCAGGAATTGTAAGTTATGCACAACAAGATTCACAATTCACGCAATACATGTACAACACAATTACTGTTAATCCTGCTTATGCAGGATCTAGAGGAGCTATGAGTATATTTGCTTTGCACCGTACTCAATGGGTAGGACTAGATGGAGCGCCAGTAACTAATGCCGTGTCAATAAATACTCCTTTAAACGGAAGTAACTTAGGTTTAGGAGTTTCGGTTATAAATGATAGAATTGGGCCCACTCATGAAAATACAATTTCAGCAGACTTATCGTATACTGTCCCAACTTCGGAAACATTTAAGCTTTCATTTGGTGTTAAAGCAACAGCTAATTTATTTGATTTAGATGGAACAAAATTGACACCTAAAGTATATGGTGATGTATCATTGGAAAGTTTTAATAAATTTACCCCAAATATAGGAGCTGGAGTATATCTCCATTCAGACAAAGCTTATCTGGGACTATCAGTTCCGAATTTCATAGAAACGAATCGATACAATGACAATGATGTTGCAATTGCAAAAGAAAAAATAACTTCTTATCTGATTGCTGGATATGTGTTTGATTTGAATACTTCCGTAAAATTCAAGCCTGCCCTACTTACTAAAATGATCAAGGGAGCTCCTCTCCAGGCCGATATTTCTGGTAACTTTCTATTCAATGATAAATTTATGCTTGGAGCCTCCTACAGATGGAGTGCTGCTCTAAGTGCAATGGCTGGATTTCAAATTTCTGATGCTTTGTATATAGGCTATGCTTACGATCATGAAACTACCCAATTAAAGCACTACAATTCAGGATCTCATGAAATCTTTTTCCGATATGAGTTATTTAAGAAAAATGATAAAATAACTACCCCTAGATTCTTTTAA